A genome region from Rhodopseudomonas boonkerdii includes the following:
- the mmsB gene encoding 3-hydroxyisobutyrate dehydrogenase — protein sequence MTSIAFIGLGNMGGPMAANLVKAGHKVTGFDLVEASRAQAKADGVTIAATAVDAVKGAEVIITMLPAGKHVVSVWSEAIPAAARGALMIDCSTIDVESARKAHGLAAAQQLPSVDAPVSGGTGGAKGATLTFMAGGDAKAFASAKPILEAMGKKIVHCGDAGAGQAAKICNNMILGISMIGVSEAFVLAEKLGLSHQALFDVASTSSGQCWSLTTYCPVPGPVPTSPANNDYKPGFAAALMLKDLKLSQEAAKAAGAQTPLGAHAESIYETFDQDGQGGVDFSGIVNHLRNLAK from the coding sequence ATGACCAGCATCGCATTCATCGGTCTCGGCAATATGGGCGGCCCCATGGCCGCCAACCTGGTCAAGGCCGGCCACAAGGTGACGGGTTTCGATCTCGTCGAAGCCTCGCGCGCCCAGGCCAAGGCCGATGGCGTGACCATTGCCGCCACCGCCGTGGATGCGGTGAAGGGCGCCGAGGTCATCATCACCATGCTGCCCGCCGGTAAGCATGTGGTGTCGGTGTGGAGCGAGGCGATCCCGGCAGCTGCCAGGGGCGCGCTGATGATCGACTGCTCGACCATCGATGTGGAAAGCGCGCGCAAGGCCCATGGGCTCGCTGCCGCGCAGCAGCTTCCCTCAGTCGATGCGCCGGTCTCTGGCGGCACCGGCGGCGCCAAGGGCGCGACGCTGACATTCATGGCGGGTGGCGACGCCAAGGCCTTTGCATCCGCCAAGCCGATCCTCGAAGCGATGGGCAAAAAGATCGTCCATTGCGGCGATGCCGGCGCCGGGCAGGCGGCCAAGATCTGCAACAACATGATCCTCGGCATTTCCATGATCGGCGTCAGCGAAGCTTTCGTGCTCGCCGAAAAGCTCGGCCTGTCGCATCAGGCGCTGTTCGATGTGGCGTCGACCTCGTCGGGCCAGTGCTGGTCGCTGACGACTTATTGTCCGGTGCCCGGCCCGGTGCCGACCTCGCCGGCCAATAACGACTACAAGCCCGGCTTCGCCGCAGCCCTGATGCTGAAGGATCTCAAGCTGTCGCAGGAAGCCGCCAAGGCCGCCGGCGCCCAGACGCCGCTCGGGGCCCATGCTGAGAGCATCTACGAGACTTTTGACCAGGACGGGCAGGGTGGTGTCGACTTCTCGGGCATCGTCAACCATCTGCGGAATTTGGCGAAGTAA
- a CDS encoding glutathione peroxidase: MMNRRHVLTTLLGGVAAVAALSRADAQASRMTAYGFSFPGLKGGEIKLADYAGKPILVVNTASQCGYTPQYAGLQELWTEFRERGLTVIGVPSNDFGNQEPGGPHEIDDIAHGRFGISFPIAAKTVVKGPNAHPFYKWAAEARPRDLPRWNFHKYLVGRDGYLADAFGSELEPMDTRVKTAVARSLTAV; this comes from the coding sequence ATGATGAACCGCAGACATGTGCTGACAACGCTGCTCGGCGGCGTAGCTGCTGTCGCGGCCCTATCGCGTGCCGACGCACAGGCCAGCCGGATGACGGCCTATGGCTTTTCCTTTCCGGGCCTGAAAGGCGGCGAGATCAAGCTGGCCGACTATGCCGGCAAGCCGATCCTGGTGGTCAACACCGCCTCGCAATGCGGTTACACCCCGCAATATGCGGGGTTGCAGGAGCTGTGGACCGAATTTCGCGAGCGCGGCCTGACGGTGATCGGCGTTCCCTCCAACGATTTCGGCAATCAGGAACCCGGCGGGCCGCACGAGATCGACGACATCGCCCATGGCCGTTTCGGCATCAGCTTTCCGATTGCCGCGAAGACCGTCGTGAAGGGGCCGAACGCGCATCCGTTTTACAAATGGGCCGCCGAAGCGCGCCCCCGCGACTTGCCGCGCTGGAACTTTCACAAATATCTGGTCGGCCGCGACGGTTATCTCGCGGATGCCTTCGGCTCCGAGCTGGAGCCGATGGATACACGCGTGAAGACAGCGGTGGCGCGCTCGCTGACAGCGGTGTGA
- a CDS encoding ABC-F family ATP-binding cassette domain-containing protein codes for MAPPLIQLKDISLTFGGTPLLKGVELTVSQGDRLCLIGRNGSGKSTLLKIVAGTVEADSGSRFVQPGATVQYLSQEPDFSGYPTTLAYVEAGMADGNDHYQAQYLLEQLGLTGQEDPMHLSGGEARRTAIARALAPSPDILLLDEPTNHLDLTTIEWLEGELLSRRCALVLISHDRRFLGNLSRGTAWLDRGQIRQIDRGFNAFEEWRDEVLAEEERDQHKLDRKIVEEEHWLRHGVSGRRKRNVKRLAGLHELRQQRRDYRGVQGNATLAAAEADKSGKLVVEAKGISRTYGERKIVDEFSIRIQRGDRIGIVGPNGAGKTTLVNMLTGAEPPDSGSIRFGTNLEMATLDQHRESLNPKWSLAEALTGGRGDHVMVGGKSKHVVSYMKDFLFAQEQMRTPLEVLSGGERGRLMLARALAKPSNVLVLDEPTNDLDLETLDVLEEMLGDYEGTVLLISHDRDFLDRVVTSVIVPEGNGKWVEYAGGYTDMLTQRGADLTREGVKGSGEPVKAAKAESVAAAPAAKKKLSFKDKHALETLPATMAKLQDEIAKQQKMLDDPALYTKDRKKFDAASAAIASAQQQLSDAEEKWLELEMLREEIESA; via the coding sequence ATGGCTCCTCCGCTCATCCAGCTCAAGGACATCTCGCTGACCTTTGGCGGCACGCCGCTGCTCAAGGGCGTCGAACTCACGGTGTCGCAGGGCGACCGCCTCTGCCTGATCGGCCGCAACGGCTCCGGTAAATCGACGCTGCTGAAGATCGTCGCCGGCACGGTCGAAGCCGACAGCGGCAGCCGCTTCGTGCAGCCCGGCGCCACCGTGCAATACCTGTCGCAGGAACCCGACTTCTCCGGCTATCCGACGACGTTGGCCTATGTCGAGGCCGGCATGGCGGACGGCAACGATCACTATCAGGCGCAATATCTGCTCGAACAGCTCGGTCTCACCGGACAGGAAGATCCGATGCATCTGTCCGGCGGCGAAGCGCGCCGCACGGCAATTGCCCGCGCGCTGGCGCCCTCGCCCGACATCCTGCTGCTGGACGAGCCCACCAACCATCTCGACCTCACCACCATCGAATGGCTGGAAGGCGAACTGTTGAGTCGCCGTTGCGCGCTGGTGCTGATCAGCCATGACCGCCGCTTCCTGGGCAATCTGTCGCGCGGCACCGCCTGGCTCGATCGCGGCCAGATCCGTCAGATCGATCGTGGCTTCAACGCATTCGAGGAATGGCGCGACGAAGTGCTTGCCGAAGAGGAGCGCGACCAGCACAAGCTCGACCGCAAGATCGTCGAGGAAGAACACTGGCTGCGTCACGGCGTGTCCGGCCGCCGCAAGCGCAACGTCAAGCGCCTCGCCGGGCTGCATGAGCTGCGCCAGCAACGCCGCGACTATCGCGGCGTGCAAGGCAATGCGACACTGGCTGCAGCGGAGGCCGACAAGTCCGGCAAGCTGGTGGTCGAGGCCAAGGGCATCTCACGGACCTATGGCGAGCGCAAGATCGTCGATGAATTCTCCATCCGCATCCAGCGCGGCGACCGCATCGGCATTGTCGGCCCGAACGGCGCCGGCAAGACCACGCTGGTCAACATGCTCACCGGCGCGGAGCCACCGGATAGCGGCAGCATCCGTTTCGGCACCAATCTCGAAATGGCGACGCTGGACCAGCATCGCGAAAGCCTCAATCCGAAATGGAGCCTTGCCGAAGCCCTCACCGGCGGCCGCGGCGATCACGTGATGGTCGGCGGCAAATCGAAGCATGTGGTCAGCTACATGAAGGACTTTCTGTTCGCGCAGGAACAGATGCGCACGCCGCTGGAAGTGCTGTCCGGCGGCGAGCGCGGCCGCCTGATGCTGGCGCGTGCTCTGGCAAAGCCTTCAAACGTGCTGGTGCTGGACGAACCGACCAACGATCTCGATCTCGAAACCCTCGACGTGCTCGAGGAGATGCTTGGTGATTATGAGGGCACGGTGCTGCTGATCAGCCATGACCGCGACTTTCTCGACCGCGTGGTGACTTCGGTGATCGTGCCGGAAGGCAACGGCAAATGGGTTGAATATGCCGGCGGTTATACGGACATGCTGACGCAACGTGGCGCCGATCTCACGCGTGAGGGCGTGAAGGGTAGCGGCGAGCCGGTGAAAGCGGCGAAAGCAGAATCCGTTGCCGCTGCGCCTGCGGCCAAGAAGAAGCTGAGTTTCAAGGACAAGCACGCGCTAGAGACGCTACCGGCAACTATGGCGAAGCTGCAGGACGAGATCGCAAAACAGCAGAAAATGCTCGACGATCCCGCGCTCTATACGAAGGACCGCAAAAAGTTCGATGCAGCGAGCGCGGCGATCGCGAGCGCACAGCAGCAGCTCAGCGACGCCGAGGAGAAATGGCTGGAGCTGGAAATGCTCCGTGAAGAGATCGAGAGTGCATAA
- a CDS encoding YaiI/YqxD family protein produces MNTRIYIDADACPVKDEIYRVAARFKLPVSVVAGTWLRVPQDPMIECIAAGSGMDAADDWIAERATKGDVVVTADIPLASRCVKAGAAVIAPNGKPFTEQSIGMTLAMRNLMTDLRSTGEITGGPKSFAPRDRSAFLSALDQTIRRIQRDQAASAPKQS; encoded by the coding sequence TTGAATACCCGCATCTATATCGACGCCGATGCCTGCCCCGTGAAGGACGAGATCTACCGCGTCGCCGCGCGCTTCAAACTGCCGGTCAGCGTGGTGGCCGGAACCTGGCTGCGCGTGCCGCAGGACCCGATGATCGAATGCATCGCCGCCGGCTCCGGCATGGACGCCGCCGATGACTGGATCGCGGAGCGTGCGACCAAAGGCGACGTGGTCGTAACCGCCGATATCCCGCTGGCTAGCCGCTGCGTGAAGGCCGGTGCCGCCGTCATTGCGCCGAATGGCAAGCCGTTCACCGAACAATCCATCGGCATGACGCTGGCGATGCGCAATCTGATGACCGACCTGCGCTCCACCGGGGAGATCACCGGCGGCCCCAAATCCTTCGCGCCGCGCGACCGCTCGGCCTTTCTCTCCGCGCTTGACCAGACGATCCGCCGCATCCAGCGCGATCAGGCTGCCAGCGCGCCCAAGCAAAGTTGA
- a CDS encoding NAD(P)/FAD-dependent oxidoreductase — MIDIPTIEVAVIGAGPAGLMAAEVLARGGARVTVFDAMPSAARKFLMAGRGGLNLTHSEPLPDFVKRYGGAEALLAPVIDGFTPTDLRAWSETLGQPTFIGSSGRVFPEAFKASPLLRAWLRRLDNSGVSFAFRHRWIGWNADGALKFQTPEGERTISAKATLLALGGASWAKLGSDGAWVDLLKAKGIVIAPLRPANVGFDVAWSDVFRDRFEGQPLKGIALAFGMQSVRGEAMITRAGIEGGAIYALSSVLREAAMADGKAVLRIALRPDLTADELRSKLAAPRSKQSFSNFLRKALHLSPVAIGLLQEVAIAEGRQLAALSPDELAALINAVPITLTGIAPMARAISTAGGVAFDEIDDAFMLKRLPGVFVAGEMLDWEAPTGGYLLQASFATGVAAGQGALNWINL, encoded by the coding sequence ATGATCGACATTCCGACAATCGAGGTCGCGGTCATCGGTGCCGGCCCCGCCGGCCTGATGGCGGCCGAAGTGCTCGCGAGGGGCGGGGCTCGCGTCACCGTGTTCGACGCCATGCCATCGGCCGCGCGAAAATTCCTGATGGCCGGCCGCGGTGGCCTCAATCTCACCCATAGCGAGCCGTTGCCGGATTTCGTGAAGCGCTACGGTGGGGCTGAAGCACTGCTTGCGCCGGTGATCGACGGCTTCACGCCGACCGATCTGCGTGCCTGGAGCGAGACGCTCGGCCAGCCCACTTTCATCGGCTCCAGCGGCCGCGTGTTTCCCGAGGCGTTTAAGGCCTCGCCGCTGCTGCGGGCTTGGCTGCGGCGCCTTGACAATAGCGGCGTGTCCTTCGCGTTCCGTCATCGATGGATTGGCTGGAACGCGGATGGTGCTCTGAAATTTCAAACGCCTGAGGGCGAACGAACGATCTCGGCCAAAGCGACGCTGCTGGCCCTCGGCGGCGCAAGCTGGGCCAAGCTCGGCTCGGATGGTGCATGGGTTGATTTGCTCAAAGCAAAAGGCATCGTCATCGCACCGCTGCGGCCCGCCAATGTCGGCTTTGATGTCGCATGGTCGGATGTCTTCAGGGATCGCTTCGAAGGCCAGCCGCTCAAGGGCATCGCACTGGCCTTTGGCATGCAATCGGTGCGCGGCGAGGCAATGATCACGCGTGCGGGCATCGAAGGCGGTGCGATTTATGCGCTGTCTTCCGTGTTGCGCGAGGCTGCCATGGCGGACGGCAAGGCTGTGCTTCGCATTGCTTTGCGCCCTGATCTGACGGCCGATGAACTACGGTCTAAACTCGCAGCGCCGCGCAGCAAGCAGTCGTTCTCGAATTTCCTGCGCAAGGCGCTGCATCTGTCGCCGGTAGCGATCGGGCTGCTGCAGGAGGTTGCGATTGCAGAGGGGCGGCAGCTCGCGGCGCTGTCGCCCGATGAGCTCGCGGCCCTGATCAATGCCGTCCCGATCACGCTAACCGGAATCGCACCGATGGCCCGCGCGATCTCGACGGCAGGCGGCGTCGCCTTTGATGAGATCGACGATGCTTTCATGCTGAAACGCCTGCCGGGTGTATTCGTCGCCGGCGAGATGCTGGATTGGGAGGCGCCGACCGGCGGCTATCTGCTGCAGGCGTCGTTTGCGACGGGCGTGGCGGCAGGACAGGGCGCGTTGAACTGGATCAATCTCTGA
- a CDS encoding MaoC family dehydratase, with product MTEPMISREAYIAMVGKEVGVSDWHLVDQARIDAFAAATEDHQFIHVDPARARETPFGTTIAHGFLTMSLLSVFSYEALPKLADVAMGVNYGTDKLRFISPVKAGSRLRGRFVLTEATLRKPNELFTRTSATVEIEGEDKPALVADWLGLVYFN from the coding sequence ATGACCGAACCGATGATCTCGCGTGAAGCCTATATCGCCATGGTCGGCAAGGAAGTCGGGGTTTCCGATTGGCATCTGGTTGATCAGGCCCGCATCGACGCCTTTGCCGCCGCGACCGAGGATCATCAGTTCATCCACGTCGATCCCGCCCGTGCACGGGAGACGCCGTTCGGCACCACCATCGCTCACGGCTTTCTCACGATGTCGCTGCTCTCGGTGTTCTCCTATGAGGCGCTGCCGAAGCTTGCCGACGTCGCCATGGGCGTGAACTACGGCACCGACAAGCTCCGCTTCATCTCGCCGGTAAAGGCCGGCTCGCGCCTGCGTGGCCGTTTCGTACTCACCGAGGCGACGCTGCGCAAACCGAATGAACTCTTCACCCGCACATCGGCCACCGTCGAGATCGAAGGCGAGGACAAGCCGGCGCTGGTCGCCGACTGGCTCGGCCTCGTCTATTTCAATTGA
- a CDS encoding D-TA family PLP-dependent enzyme produces MTTSLAAKIARDYGTPALVIDMDRVECNIARIQKVCDDAGIANRPHIKTHKSPVLAKLQIDAGAKGITCQKLGEAEIMAEAGIDDILISYNLLGDEKMARLGALQGKANITVAADNSVVVADLPKAAALSGRDLNVVVECDTGRKRAGVETPAEAIALAREIKAAKGLTFAGFMLYPTETGWADAQKFYDEALLGVRAEGLEPLIVSTGGTPNLKNVGSLKGATEHRFGTYIYNDRMQVAAGSATWDDCALTVYSTVVSRAGPERGILDAGSKTLTPDTGGLDGYGLILEHPEAKIAKFAEEHGFLDLTRSNTRPNVGDVVRIVPNHVCVVVNMFDEVVMVRGDEIVGTLPIAARGKLR; encoded by the coding sequence ATGACCACATCCCTCGCCGCCAAAATCGCCCGCGACTACGGCACCCCTGCCCTGGTCATCGACATGGACCGTGTCGAGTGCAATATCGCGCGTATCCAGAAGGTCTGCGACGACGCCGGCATCGCCAACCGCCCGCATATCAAGACGCATAAGAGCCCGGTGCTGGCCAAGCTGCAGATCGACGCGGGCGCCAAAGGCATCACCTGCCAGAAGCTCGGCGAGGCCGAGATCATGGCGGAAGCAGGGATCGACGATATCCTGATCAGCTACAACCTGCTCGGTGACGAGAAGATGGCCCGCCTCGGTGCACTGCAGGGCAAGGCGAATATCACAGTCGCCGCCGACAACTCCGTCGTTGTCGCCGACCTGCCGAAGGCCGCCGCGCTTTCCGGCCGCGATCTCAATGTGGTCGTGGAATGCGACACCGGCCGCAAGCGCGCCGGCGTCGAGACGCCGGCAGAAGCGATTGCGCTCGCACGTGAGATCAAGGCAGCCAAGGGCCTGACCTTCGCCGGCTTCATGCTGTATCCGACCGAGACCGGCTGGGCCGATGCGCAAAAGTTCTACGACGAGGCGCTGCTCGGCGTGCGCGCAGAAGGATTGGAGCCGCTGATCGTCTCCACCGGCGGTACGCCGAACCTGAAGAATGTCGGCTCGCTGAAAGGCGCTACCGAACATCGCTTCGGCACCTACATCTATAACGACCGCATGCAGGTCGCGGCCGGTTCAGCGACGTGGGATGACTGCGCGCTCACGGTCTATTCCACCGTCGTCAGCCGTGCCGGCCCGGAGCGCGGCATTCTCGATGCCGGCTCGAAGACGCTGACGCCGGACACCGGCGGCCTCGACGGCTATGGCCTGATCCTCGAACATCCCGAAGCGAAGATCGCGAAATTTGCCGAAGAACACGGTTTCCTCGACCTCACCCGCAGCAATACCCGCCCGAATGTCGGCGATGTCGTGCGCATCGTGCCGAACCATGTCTGCGTGGTCGTCAACATGTTCGACGAGGTGGTGATGGTGCGCGGCGACGAGATCGTCGGAACGCTACCGATCGCGGCACGCGGGAAGCTGCGGTAA
- a CDS encoding SDR family NAD(P)-dependent oxidoreductase has protein sequence MTIRFDGRVAIVTGAGNGLGRAHALGLARLGAKVVVNDFGGARDGTGGSLTAADAVVEEIRAAGGTAMADGADVSNFEQVAAMVEKATKEWGSVDVLCANAGILRDKSFGKMEVADFQKVLDVHLVGTFYCCKAVWDGMRARNYGRIVLTTSSSGLYGNFGQANYGAAKTGMVGLMNVLAEEGRKTDIRVNIVSPTAATRMTEELLPPEALKLMKPEAITPAVEYMLSENAPTKTIMGAGAGSFAVIRILESEGVNFPEEQWTADTVAAHFAEISDMSKAKVLDGAFQQTQKYVEQAAKRLGVKT, from the coding sequence ATGACCATTCGCTTTGACGGCCGCGTGGCCATTGTCACCGGCGCCGGCAACGGCCTTGGCCGCGCCCATGCGCTGGGTCTCGCCAGACTCGGCGCCAAGGTCGTCGTCAACGATTTCGGCGGCGCGCGCGACGGCACCGGTGGCTCGCTCACGGCCGCCGACGCCGTGGTCGAGGAAATCCGCGCCGCCGGCGGCACCGCGATGGCCGATGGCGCCGACGTCTCGAATTTCGAGCAGGTCGCGGCGATGGTCGAGAAGGCCACCAAGGAGTGGGGCAGTGTCGACGTGCTCTGCGCCAATGCCGGCATCCTGCGCGACAAGTCATTCGGCAAGATGGAGGTCGCCGATTTTCAGAAGGTGCTCGACGTGCATCTGGTCGGTACCTTCTATTGCTGCAAGGCTGTGTGGGATGGCATGCGCGCGCGCAACTATGGCCGCATCGTGCTCACCACCTCGTCCTCGGGCCTCTACGGCAATTTCGGTCAGGCCAATTACGGCGCGGCGAAGACCGGTATGGTCGGCCTGATGAACGTGCTGGCGGAAGAGGGGCGCAAGACCGACATCCGCGTGAACATCGTCTCGCCGACGGCCGCGACACGCATGACCGAGGAATTGCTGCCGCCGGAAGCGCTGAAGCTGATGAAGCCCGAAGCCATCACTCCGGCAGTGGAATACATGTTGAGTGAGAACGCCCCGACCAAGACCATCATGGGTGCCGGTGCCGGCTCTTTCGCAGTGATCCGCATCCTCGAAAGCGAGGGTGTGAACTTCCCGGAGGAGCAGTGGACCGCCGACACCGTCGCGGCGCATTTCGCCGAGATCAGCGACATGTCGAAGGCGAAGGTGCTCGATGGCGCCTTCCAGCAGACGCAAAAATATGTCGAGCAGGCAGCGAAGAGGCTCGGCGTTAAAACCTGA
- a CDS encoding AMP-binding protein, translating to MTTFKQARDFLLEHRSDYDKAIAGFRWPDPVDFNWALDWFDAELARDPVSKDRPALWIVDAVTGNETKLSFSDLARRSNQVANFLRALGLKRGDHLLLLLGNVVPLWETMLAAIKLGVVIIPATTLLTSDELQDRLDRGRAKLVVAAEDQVAKFGSLKTAGVGQIVVNAASSHGGWLAFETSADFPDTFTPDGPTKADDPMLLYFTSGTTAKPKLVRHSQRSYPVGGLSTMYWIGLEPGDIHLNISSPGWAKHAWSCFFAPWNAGATVFVVNQPRFDAKSLLATIGRCGVTTLCAPPTVWRLFIQERLADTKVSLREVCGAGEPLNPEVIEQVQSAWGLTIRDGYGQTETTALAGNSPGQPVKVGSMGRPLPGYKVRVIDADGQPAKEGEVGLVLGADRPAGLMQGYQADDGSVTGASGDIYRSGDVVFVDDDGYLTFVGRADDVFKSSDYRISPFELESVLIEHDAVAEAAIVPSPDPIRLAIPKAYVMLVGSAKPDADTALSIYTHLQERLAPFKRIRRIEFVTELPKTISGKIRRVHLRRLEHENDRQDPLRGVEFKEEDFPQLRGG from the coding sequence ATGACCACGTTTAAGCAGGCCCGCGACTTTCTCCTCGAACACCGCTCCGACTACGACAAGGCCATCGCCGGTTTTCGCTGGCCTGACCCCGTCGACTTCAACTGGGCGCTCGACTGGTTCGACGCCGAACTTGCTCGCGATCCTGTCAGCAAGGATCGTCCGGCACTCTGGATCGTCGATGCCGTCACCGGCAACGAAACAAAACTCTCTTTCTCCGACCTTGCACGCCGTTCCAATCAGGTTGCCAATTTCCTGCGCGCGCTGGGGCTGAAGCGCGGCGATCATCTGCTGTTGCTGCTCGGCAATGTCGTACCGCTCTGGGAAACCATGCTGGCGGCGATCAAGCTCGGCGTTGTCATCATCCCTGCGACGACACTGCTGACCTCGGACGAATTGCAGGACCGGCTCGATCGCGGCAGGGCGAAACTCGTCGTCGCCGCCGAGGATCAGGTCGCCAAGTTCGGCAGCCTGAAAACTGCGGGCGTCGGGCAGATCGTCGTCAATGCCGCGTCGTCTCACGGCGGCTGGCTCGCCTTCGAGACGTCCGCAGATTTCCCCGACACTTTCACACCGGATGGCCCGACCAAGGCCGACGATCCGATGCTGCTCTATTTCACCTCGGGTACTACGGCGAAACCGAAACTCGTGCGGCACAGCCAGCGCAGTTATCCCGTCGGCGGGCTTTCCACGATGTATTGGATCGGCCTGGAGCCCGGCGACATCCATCTCAACATCTCCTCACCCGGCTGGGCCAAGCATGCGTGGTCCTGCTTCTTCGCGCCCTGGAATGCCGGCGCCACCGTATTCGTGGTCAACCAGCCGCGCTTCGATGCGAAAAGCCTGCTTGCCACCATCGGTCGCTGCGGCGTCACCACGCTCTGTGCGCCGCCGACCGTGTGGCGGCTGTTCATTCAGGAAAGGCTCGCCGACACAAAGGTGTCGCTGCGCGAGGTCTGTGGCGCTGGCGAACCGCTCAATCCGGAAGTGATCGAACAGGTGCAGTCCGCCTGGGGCCTCACCATCCGCGATGGCTACGGACAGACCGAGACGACGGCACTCGCCGGCAACTCGCCGGGCCAGCCGGTGAAGGTCGGCTCCATGGGCCGCCCGCTGCCCGGCTACAAGGTCAGGGTGATCGATGCTGACGGCCAGCCGGCGAAGGAGGGCGAGGTCGGTCTCGTGCTCGGCGCCGATCGTCCCGCCGGTCTGATGCAGGGGTATCAGGCCGATGACGGCAGTGTCACCGGCGCCAGCGGCGACATCTATCGCAGCGGCGATGTCGTCTTCGTCGATGACGACGGCTATCTCACTTTCGTCGGCCGCGCCGATGACGTGTTCAAGTCCTCCGATTATCGCATCAGCCCATTCGAGCTCGAAAGCGTCCTGATCGAACACGATGCCGTCGCCGAAGCGGCGATCGTGCCAAGCCCGGACCCCATTCGTCTGGCGATTCCCAAGGCCTACGTGATGTTGGTCGGCAGCGCCAAACCCGATGCCGATACGGCGCTGTCCATCTACACGCATCTGCAGGAGCGCCTCGCGCCGTTCAAGCGCATCCGCCGGATCGAATTCGTCACCGAACTGCCGAAGACGATTTCCGGCAAGATCCGCCGCGTCCATCTGCGCCGCCTCGAACACGAGAATGACCGCCAGGACCCACTGCGCGGCGTCGAATTCAAGGAAGAGGATTTCCCGCAGCTGCGCGGCGGGTGA
- a CDS encoding MaoC/PaaZ C-terminal domain-containing protein, giving the protein MTQGIAPYRVEAFNTAKQSENKMHDDTVARKFGFSGGLVPGVDVLAYMVHPAVAHWGRDFLERGLIEAKFIKPVYDGETVDVTAEQAGEALRLAVEGGGEMRATGSASLASFPVVPALEDFPETPAVEKRLPVSSASYAQGKWLGTAPRVWPEDGLAEYLGEVRETDERYLREGLVHPGVLQRIMNKVLVDNAILGPWIHVGSRMQLLAAASVDDELVARAKVTGNYEKKGHRFVELDALVVANGVTPVAHCQHIAIYQPREVVAA; this is encoded by the coding sequence ATGACACAGGGGATCGCGCCATATCGCGTCGAGGCCTTCAACACGGCCAAACAGTCCGAAAACAAGATGCATGACGATACCGTGGCGCGCAAATTCGGCTTCAGCGGCGGGCTGGTGCCGGGCGTGGACGTGCTGGCCTATATGGTGCACCCCGCCGTCGCGCATTGGGGACGGGATTTCCTGGAGCGCGGGCTGATCGAGGCAAAGTTCATCAAGCCGGTCTATGACGGCGAAACCGTGGACGTAACGGCGGAGCAGGCGGGCGAGGCGCTGCGGCTGGCGGTCGAAGGGGGCGGCGAAATGCGCGCCACCGGATCGGCGTCGCTGGCATCGTTTCCCGTGGTTCCGGCGCTGGAGGATTTCCCCGAAACGCCGGCGGTCGAGAAGCGATTGCCAGTGAGTTCCGCCTCTTATGCACAGGGCAAATGGCTCGGTACCGCGCCTCGGGTGTGGCCCGAGGACGGGCTTGCCGAATATCTGGGCGAAGTGCGCGAGACGGATGAGCGCTATCTGCGTGAGGGCCTCGTGCATCCCGGCGTGCTGCAGCGGATCATGAACAAGGTGCTGGTCGACAATGCCATCCTTGGCCCGTGGATTCACGTCGGCAGCCGCATGCAGCTGTTGGCGGCCGCCAGCGTCGACGACGAACTGGTGGCGCGGGCGAAGGTGACCGGCAATTACGAGAAGAAGGGCCACCGCTTCGTCGAACTCGACGCGCTGGTGGTGGCTAACGGCGTGACGCCGGTGGCGCATTGCCAGCACATCGCGATCTATCAGCCGAGGGAAGTGGTCGCGGCATAA